Proteins encoded together in one Impatiens glandulifera chromosome 1, dImpGla2.1, whole genome shotgun sequence window:
- the LOC124919165 gene encoding myb-like protein X, which produces MPSGAKKRKAARRKKEKGVSNPPHGVGDLKVSSQMSGNSDEYHSITEGEIEKKNKNPSSVRSENENVDKVHKSSSSSSSSRSSGTSSGSSSDDESNSIEKNIVMIESNDPIIPQNPSDLPELLLGVEDSAVASAAAAAILEVTVTPSSTVDLVVPPFQDHNSLENEKEKNYADQIDLEEGEVGNNLVTDPSSSTSINQNILVSLVEEEMGEEKYIVLEENTATNTATESKLKIDQSVSNTIETSSREHKGKDYQSTVIAGSVERQQVENSPPKVLQRTSWASCCGLFELFGGSNR; this is translated from the exons ATGCCGTCAGGTGCGAAGAAGAGGAAAGCAGCAAGGAGAAAGAAGGAAAAGGGTGTTTCAAATCCTCCTCATg GAGTTGGTGATTTGAAAGTTAGCTCCCAAATGTCTGGGAACAGTGATGAATACCATTCAATCACAGAAGGAGAAATtgagaagaagaacaaaaaccCATCTTCTGTTCGATCTGAGAATGAAAATGTGGATAAAGTTCATAAGAGTTCTAGTAGCAGTTCAAGCAGTAGAAGTAGTGGTACTAGTAGTGGAAGTAGTTCTGATGATGAGTCGAATTCAATTGAGAAAAACATAGTGATGATAGAATCAAATGATCCAATCATACCTCAAAACCCGTCTGATCTTCCTGAACTACTACTGGGTGTAGAAGATTCTGCTGTTgcttctgctgctgctgctgcaatCTTGGAAGTTACAGTaacaccatcttcaactgttGATTTAGTGGTGCCGCCATTTCAGGATCATAATTCACTAGAAAATGAGAAGGAGAAGAATTATGCTGACCAGATTGATCTTGAAGAAGGAGAGGTGGGTAATAATTTGGTTACGGATCCTTCTTCCTCCACTTCTATAAACCAAAATATATTGGTTTCATTGGTAGAGGAGGAGATGggtgaagaaaaatatattgtacTTGAAGAGAACACCGCCACCAATACAGCTACTGAATCTAAGCTGAAAATTGATCAGTCTGTTTCAAACACGATTGAAACTTCTTCTCGGGAGCACAAAGGAAAAGATTATCAGTCCACTGTTATAGCTGGATCTGTTGAAAGACAG CAAGTGGAGAATTCACCTCCGAAAGTGTTGCAAAGAACTTCATGGGCAAGTTGCTGTGGACTGTTTGAGCTATTCGGCGGATCAAATAGATAA
- the LOC124922004 gene encoding membrane protein PM19L-like translates to MAGNAQMKSYASMLLLLNFCMYAIVLGIGGWAMNTAIDHGFIIGPEFQLPAHFSPVYFPMGNAATGFFVLFALIAGVVGVASVLSGFNHIRFWSNDTLPAAASVATLAWTLTLLAMGFACKEIELQIRNARLRTMEAFLIILSATQLLYIVVIHARH, encoded by the exons ATGGCTGGTAATGCACAGATGAAATCTTATGCCTCAATGCTCTTACTTCTCAATTTCTGCATGTACGCCATTGTTTTGGGCATTGGTGGTTGGGCCATGAACACAGCCATTGATCATGGCTTCATCATTG GTCCTGAATTTCAACTTCCAGCACATTTCTCTCCGGTATACTTTCCAATGGGAAATGCAGCCACCGGATTCTTTGTCCTGTTTGCCCTTATTGCGGGAGTTGTTGGTGTGGCCTCGGTTTTATCAGGGTTCAATCATATTCGTTTCTGGTCCAATGACACTTTACCGGCTGCTGCTTCTGTTGCAACTCTAGCTTGGACCCTTACTCTACTTGCCATGGG ATTTGCTTGCAAGGAGATTGAATTGCAGATTAGAAATGCTCGTTTG AGAACAATGGAAGCTTTCTTAATCATTCTATCGGCTACGCAACTATTATACATTGTCGTCATACATGCACGACACTAA